The Xiphophorus hellerii strain 12219 chromosome 22, Xiphophorus_hellerii-4.1, whole genome shotgun sequence genome has a window encoding:
- the mtrf1l gene encoding peptide chain release factor 1-like, mitochondrial yields the protein MASRRFVSLLSRRSEWAPRFRNPGKTVCKHSTHQYVRNQRLLHTAKPVMMMKLLSVDELFAKTSLQEHLKKVEEEYDECLQAVTYSGAEDERSEDDMKARRTKVSLLAPLIQSIRELDKKQKEVTDTETLLKDDDASLRELAELEKESCLQDIQDLRQKILELLIPEEEVDMSDLVLEVTAGVGGQEAMLFTAEMFDMYEGFAQYHGWSFDVLEHMPSDLGGLRHASASISGPHSYKKMKFEAGVHRVQRVPKTEKQGRMHTSTMTVAVLPQPTEISFTMNPKDLRIETKRASGAGGQHVNTTDSAVRIVHLPTGLVAECQQERSQLKNREKAMKALTAKLYSMKLEEETSKRYNQRKVQVGTKGRSEKIRTYNYAQDRVTDHRISMTVHDVRGFLLGEDLLNEMNSSLQEFSDQETLMELLEEGSQEEP from the exons ATGGCTTCCAGGAGATTTGTAAGCCTTCTCTCTAGAAGAAGTGAGTGGGCACCCCGCTTCCGAAATCCTGGCAAAACTGTTTGCAAGCATTCCACTCATCAGTACGTAAGGAACCAAAGGCTTCTTCATACGGCTAAACCGGTCATGAtgatgaagctgctgtcggTGGATGAGCTATTCGCCAAAACATCTCTGCAGGAGCACCTGAAAAAGGTGGAAGAAGAGTACGACGAGTGTTTACAGGCAGTCACTTACAGTGGCGCAGAAGATGAGCGCAGTGAGGATGACATGAAGGCCAGGAGAACCAAAGTATCCCTGCTGGCTCCTCTCATCCAGAGCATCCGAGAGCTGGACAAGAAGCAAAAAGAGGTCACGGATACGGAGACGCTCCTCAAAG ATGATGATGCGTCGCTACGAGAACTGGCTGAGCTGGAAAAAGAAAGTTGTCTGCAGGATATTCAAGATCTGAGACAAAAG ATTTTGGAGCTACTGATCCCCGAGGAGGAGGTCGACATGAGCGACCTCGTTCTGGAAGTCACAGCGGGGGTCGGTGGTCAGGAGGCCATGCTGTTCACCGCTGAG ATGTTTGACATGTACGAGGGCTTCGCTCAGTACCACGGCTGGTCCTTCGACGTACTGGAGCACATGCCAAGTGATTTAG GCGGACTGCGGCACGCGTCAGCCAGCATCAGCGGCCCGCACAGCTACAAGAAGATGAAGTTTGAGGCCGGAGTTCATCGAGTTCAGAGGGTTCCCAAGACTGAAAAACAGGGAAGGATGCACACTAGCACCATGACTGTGGCTGTGCTGCCCCAACCTACCGAG atttctttcaCCATGAACCCAAAGGATCTGAGGATAGAGACAAAAAGAGCGAGTGGAGCTGGCGGTCAACATGTCAACACAACAGACAGCGCAGTCAGAATAGTCCATCTTCCAACAG GCTTGGTTGCAGAGTGCCAACAGGAGCGTTCCCAGCTGAAGAACCGGGAGAAAGCCATGAAGGCTCTGACAGCAAAACTGTACAGCATGAAGCTGGAGGAAGAAACCAGCAAGCGCTACAACCAACGCAAAGTCCAA GTCGGCACCAAAGGCAGATCGGAAAAGATCCGGACCTACAACTACGCCCAGGACCGCGTGACGGACCACCGCATCAGCATGACGGTGCACGACGTCAGGGGCTTCCTGTTGGGGGAGGACCTGTTGAACGAGATGAACTCCTCGCTGCAGGAATTCTCCGATCAGGAGACGCTCATGGAGCTGCTGGAAGAGGGCAGCCAGGAGGAACCATGA
- the fbxo5 gene encoding F-box only protein 5, producing MKCPTIKSAKGSTMEKSTLAEAAAPAAESKVLYVKDSPKKEPVPVKSQDRPSGQTTVVFSTSAVHNKENNTGREQDGALEEYFEDSGYLSLQNSHIDHHGDEEEDHIAETHQWKRLSSSNSPSKCKQRTRISFSGSLAVSTPVDHHGRSTATLSSTPNLPILRFQQAVCEELTKSYKKNKRYDFSVISKIAEKYPLDRVIGGQIGLENVDVFTSLLSRDMKCILTDILALLGDLDLISCKNVSKTWKKIICEDSAAARRCRQAEQALRESRSSQRNPASGLTRDVGASRVVLSCMQAVASRRTASCQKSSTPSLSTRFNEYVQAASTLKQHESLRSCRRCGSPATHLAEAQRATCSRSSCLFDFCTSCQEPFHGSIPCRTVKPHVHFASSKETAIIPGSARSKRNVKRL from the exons ATGAAATGTCCCACGATCAAGTCTGCTAAAGGGAGCACGATGGAGAAAAGCACAttagcagaagcagcagcaccTGCTGCAGAGTCTAAAGTACTCTACGTCAAAGATTCCCCCAAAAAAGAGCCAGTCCCTGTTAAATCTCAGGATCGGCCATCTGGACAGACGACTGTCGTCTTCTCCACCAGTGCAGTTCACAACAAAGAGAACAACACCGGCAGAGAGCAAGATGGGGCCCTGGAAGAATACTTTGAGGACAGCGGTTATTTATCTTTGCAGAATAGTCATATTGATCACCATGGAGATGAAGAAGAGGACCATATTGCTGAGACACACCAGTGGAAAAGGCTTTCCTCAAGTAATTCCCCCTCAAAATGCAAGCAAAGGACTAGAATCAGCTTTTCAGGGTCTCTGGCAGTTTCCACACCTGTGGATCATCATGGAAGGAGCACAGCAACTCTGTCGTCCACCCCCAACCTGCCCATTTTAAGATTCCAGCAGGCTGTTTGTGAGGAGCTCACAAAGAGCTACAAGAAGAATAAGag GTATGACTTTAGCGTCATCTCAAAGATAGCAGAGAAGTATCCTTTGGATCGTGTGATCGGAGGACAAATCGGCCTGGAGAACGTCGACGTGTTCACATCTCTGCTTTCCAGGGACATGAAATGCATCCTGACAGACATTCTGGCTCTGCTGGGAGACTTGGACCTCATAAG CTGTAAGAATGTGAGCAAGACGTGGAAGAAAATCATATGTGAGGATTCGGCTGCTGCGAGGAGGTGTCGGCAAGCTGAGCAGGCTCTCAGG GAGTCGAGAAGCTCTCAGAGAAATCCTGCTAGCGGTCTGACCAGAGACGTTGGTGCATCCAGGGTGGTGCTATCCTGCATGCAGGCTGTGGCCTCCAGACGCACCGCTTCCTGCCAGAAGAGCAGCACGCCCTCACTGAGCACACGCTTCAACGAATATGTTCAA GCAGCCAGCACTCTGAAGCAGCACGAGTCTCTGCGCTCCTGCAGGCGCTGCGGGTCTCCTGCCACCCACTTGGCCGAGGCCCAGAGGGCCACATGCTCTCGGTCCAGCTGCCTCTTTGACTTCTGCACTAGCTGCCAGGAGCCCTTCCACGGCTCCATCCCCTGCCGGACAGTCAAGCCCCATGTCCACTTCGCTTCCTCCAAAGAAACCGCCATCATCCCGGGCAGCGCTCGCAGCAAGAGAAACGTCAAGCGCTTGTGA